The nucleotide sequence CATATTGTAGCAGCAAACAAAATTGTCACATCAACTGTTCCGCTCTTTTTAGCAGTGCTGTGGCTTGGGGGGATTCTCTATGAAATGGCCGTCTCATGGTGCCAATCCACACTTTTTATATGAAGCAATGAATCTGCCAGTTCCAAAAGAAAAACTGGATTTCAGTGCCAATATTAATCCACTCGGTCCGCCTCCTGTGTTGAAAGAGAATTGGGGCAAGCTCCTTGAGGCGGTTACTGAATATCCAGATCCACACGGAACAATTCTGAAAAGAAAGATCGCCGAAAGGGAAGGATTGCAGGAAAGCAATGTTCTCCTTGGGAATGGGGCTGCTGAAGTCATTTCACTGATTGGCCGGATGCTAGCTGGAAATCAGGCGGTGATTGTCCAGCCTGCTTTTTCGGAATATGAAGAAGCATGCAGGGTAAGTGGCTGTCAGGTACAGTATCACCAGATTCCAGATACCTGGGCATGGATGGATGATGATTTAGATGCAAAGCTAAAGAAAGCAGATGCTTTATTTCTTTGCAATCCCAGTAATCCCACCGGCGCTTACTATTCAAAGTCCATTATTCTCCATTTGCTGGAGAAGTGCAGAAGCCAACAATGCTTGCTGATTGTAGATGAGGCGTTTTACGACTTCCTTGCAGACTACGAATCTATCAGCCAATGCATAAATGAATACCCGAATTTACTTATCATCAGATCGATGACAAAAATGTTTGCTATACCTGGCCTGAGGCTTGGCTATTTGCTTGCAGATCCAGCTGTCATCAGGAAGATTGCGGCTTTCCAGCCACACTGGAGCACAAATGGAATTGCATTGAAGGCAGGTGAATTGTGCCTCGAGAGTGAATCTTACATAAAAGAAACCATTACCTTAATCGAACAGGAAAGACAGCGTCTTTTCCTTTTTTATCAAAGCCGGGAAATGCTGGTTTCTCCATCCAGGATTAATTTTTATCTACTTAAGGACCCGACTCTTAGTAACCAGTATTCTTTCCTGCAATACCTGCTTAACAGAGGCATCATCGCAAGGCATACAGTGAACTTTCCTGGGCTTGAAGGGGAATGGCTGAGATTTGCCATTAAGGGACCGGGTGATAACGACAAGTTGATGGAGGCGGTGGACGGATGGCTGGACAGTCGTCTTTAATTTTTATCAGCGGCGGTGTCCGGAGCGGGAAAAGTTCTTTTGCTGAAATCCTTGCAGGCAAATGGGAAGCTGAATATTCCGGCCAGCTGCACTATGTCGCTGCAGGGCAGCCAAGTGATCACGAAATGAATGCGAGAATCATGCGCCACCAACATGACCGTGAACTCAGAGGGTTAGATTGGAGAACCTGGGAAATCCCCAGGAATCTTTCCCCGCTTTCAATGGTTCTGACAAGAAATGATATCGTCCTGCTGGATTGTCTGACAACACTGTTGAATAATGAGTTTTTTTATAAAGAGGGGCAGTGGGAAACTAATGACTTCCCGAAAATGATCGTTACAAAGCTCATGAATGAGCTGAAACAAGTCGCTCAGCAAACAAGGGCTTTTATCGTTGTCAGCAATGAGGTCCTTGGTGAAGCGATAGCGGATGATCGGCTTGTATATACCTATTCAAAGGTTTTGGGCGAGCTTCACCAAGCTCTAGTAAAAGAGGCAGATTATGCTTATTTGGTTGAAACTGGGGTGCCGATTATGATGAAGGGAGAGGGTTCTCCATGAAAGGAATAATGGTTCTTGGTACAGCATCTGATGTGGGGAAAAGTCTGATTGCCACAGCCATCTGCCGGGCCTATGCAAATGAGGGTGTTAGGGTAGTTCCGTTTAAGTCGCAAAATATGTCTAACAACTCGTACGTGACATCTGATGGAAAAGAAATCGGCAGAGCCCAGGGAATCCAGGCAGAGGCAGCAAGGACAGAGGCTACGGTTTGGATGAATCCGATTCTCCTAAAGCCGAGGTCCGACCAGGAAGCGGAAGTGATTCTATTTGGGAAAGCGACTAATTCCTTGTCAGGAAAGGCATACAGGGATATTTTTTACGAAAGGGGACTTGAAGCAATCCGTTCCGCTTTTGAAAAGCTTGGCGAGGATTACGAAATGATTGTAATGGAGGGTGCTGGCAGCCCTGTAGAAATCAATTTGAAAGACCGTGAGCTTGTCAACATGAAGGTAGCGGAAATCGCCGATGTACCGGCCGTACTGGTTGCGGATATTGACAGAGGCGGGGTATTTGCCAGCATTATCGGTACTTTGGAGCTAATGTCCCCCGAAGAAAAACTGCGGATAAAAGGTTTGATCATCAATAAATTCCGCGGTGACCAATCCTTGTTCGAGGATGGAATTAAGTGGCTGGAATCAAGGACTGGGGTTCCTGTTCTCGGTGTCCTCCCATTTCTAGAAAACCATATGATTGATGGAGAGGATTCCTTATCAATCCCCGTATCCACATACAGGGCGGGAATTGAAATTGCCGTGGTCAAGCCACCATACATTTCAAACTATAGTGATGTGGAGCCTTTCTATCATGAGCATGACGTGTCGGTACGCTGGGTCGGTTCGCTTGCGGAAATCGGTGAACCTGATGCCGTCATCCTTCCTGGCACAAAAAGCACAATCAAGGACCTTCAATATTTAAAAAAGTCCGGGATTGGCAGCTGGCTCCGTGATTATGCTGACAATGGTGGTATTATCGTCGGGATTTGCGGAGGCTATCAAATGCTTGGCGAGAAGCTTATTGACCCGTTTGGGAGTGATACTGGAACTGCTTCCTCCGAGGAAGATGGATTCGGGATCATTCCGGCTATCACCACCTTTTCAAAGGATAAAACAACCATAAGGACAGAAGGTGAGCTACTTCAGGACATAGGAACGGCTCTGACGGTCAAAGGTTATGAAATTCATCTTGGCGAAACTGAAATCAGAGGACGCCAGCCGTTTCTGTTGTTGCATAATGGCAGTCAGGAAGGGTTTTATGGGAAGGATGGGCGCATCATCGGTACTTATTTGCATCATCTTTTTCACAATGATGAATGGAGAAATCACTGGCTGAATTGCATCCGCAAAGGCAAGGGATTGCCAGTGCGAAACCCGGTGTATATCAGCAGACTGAAGGACCAGAAGTACGATGAACTGGCAGGCCATCTTATGAAATATCTCGACTGGGACAAGCTGAAGGAAATTTCGGAACAGTGGAGAAGCAGCCATGAGATGGTTTAAGGGTCTCCTGATTAACCTGCAATTCTTCTCGACGATCCCGATTCCGTTTGAATTCCCGATGGATCGAAAGCATCTCGAAAGAGCTATCCAGACATTTCCTTTACTTGGGCTCCTGCATGGAGGCATTTATGCAAGTATCCTTTATGCGATTGTCGAGTGGACCCCGTTTTCAGCTCTGACCGCTGCTTTTGTATTATGGCTTGCTCCGATTCTTTTAACCGGAGGGATCCATCTTGACGGCTGGATTGATACAAGTGATGCTTTTTTCTCCTATCGTGATAAAGAAAAACGATTAGAAATTATGAAAGATCCTAGAACAGGGGCATTTGGTGTCTTGTCTATCCTTGTGCTGTTAAGTGCGAAATTTTTCTTTCTTTATGAAATTACCGTCATGTTGCAGAGTGCTACCTACTTGCTAGCAGCCGCTATTCCTTTTCTAAGCAGAATGGTGATGGGGGTTCTGCTCGTTACGGTCAGTCCTGCAAAAAACGAAGGGTTGGGATCATTGTTTAAAAATGCTTCATCAAAAAGGACGTTATGGATTTACCCTTTTTACCTTCTTGGTTTTGGCGTGGTACTGTTTTATAACGACTTTTATATTGGCATGGCCAGCTATCTCCTTGCAGTCATTCTCATTGTACTGTTCCTTAAGAAGAAAACCATCGAGTGGTTTGGAGGAATGACTGGGGATACGCTTGGAGCCAGTGTCGAATTGACGGAGGTTTTACTGTGGATGACAATGTGGCTATTGCATTATTACGCCATGGGATGACAGAGGAAAATAAACGTAAGGCATATCTTGGATGGACAGATTCACCTTTGGTGGCTGAACAGGTTTTTGCAGAGGTCCCTGACAGCTTTGAACAGATTTTTACTAGTGATCTAGGCAGGTGCAGGGAAACTGCTTATAACCTGTTTCCTAAAAGATCACCAGAAATTGTGCATGAACTACGGGAAATGAATTTTGGAGATTGGGAAGTAAAAACCTATGAACAGCTGAAGAATCAGGACCTGTATAACAATTGGCTTTCTGAACCTTTTAAGGTATCTCCTCCAAACGGGGAATCCTTTGATGAATTTAGCCACCGAGTGGAAAACGCCTGGAAAAAAATCACTCTTAATATGATTGAAGGTAGAATTAAAACAGCTGCAGTCGTTACTCATGGAGGAGTAATCCGTTATTTATTGACCATGTATGCCCCTGAAGTGAGAGGTTTTTGGGAATGGAGCACCCCGTATGGCCGCGGCTATCAATTAATCTGGAGCAGAGAGGGGTTAAGGAGGGGAGAACGTTGCATTTCGTTACAGGAGGTGCCTTTAATGGCAAATCAAACTGGGTCAGGAAGCAATATCATTTAGATGACCATGAGCATTCGTGGTATTCATCCTATAAAGAGGACGAAATCCCGGTGCTGAATAGCCAGAAAATCACCATTTTGGAAGGTGTCGAAGTGTGGGTTCGACAAGTGACTCGGAGTATACCAGCCGATGAGAGTCGTGAAAAATGGCAGTCGCTTGTTCGGGAGTGGCTTAAATGGGAAAGTGAGGACCGACAGCGGAAACTGGTGCTGATCGGGAGTGACATCTCGAAAGGGATTGTCCCCATAGCAGCTGAAGATCGATTGTGGCGCGACACTACAGGATGGGTTTACCAGGATCTAGTATCTGCTGCTGAACGGGTTGACGTAATATGGTATGGAATCAGTCAAACACTAAAATAAAGGGGAATGGACATGAGACTATATACGAGAACAGGCGATAAAGGGAAAACAAGCATTATCGGAGGCCGGGTCGAAAAAGATGATATTCGTGTCGAAGCATACGGTACTGTGGATGAAGTGAACTGCTTTGTCGGTCAAGCGGTTACCCAGCTGGATCCAGAGATTTTTGCAGATATCCTTAGTGACCTTGAAAAAATCCAGCATGAGCTGTTCGACTGCGGAGGGGATTTAGCAAATGTAACGAAGAACAGGGAGCTAAAACTGACAAAGGAATCAGTTGAGTACCTTGAAAAGAAAATCGATGAGCTGATAGTGGAAGCTCCGAAGCTCGAGAGATTTATATTACCGGGAGGAGCCCCTGCTGCCGCTTCAATCCATTTGGCCCGCACGGTCACAAGAAGGGCTGAAAGATTAGTAGTTTCTTTGGTGAAAACTGACCCGGAAATTCCGGAAACGGCTATGCAATTTTTGAATAGATTGTCCGATTATTTCTTTGCTCTTGCCAGGGTGATCAATTACAGACTCAATCTGCAGGATGTGGGATATGTACGAAGTGCTAAAGTGTTCAGGGAAGGTAAACGCAAGGAGGAAACGCAGGGTGAAGAATAGGAAACTATCCTGGTTTGCCATGTTCACCGCTCTTTCAGCTGCAGGCGCTTTCATCAAGATTCCTGCAGTTATTGGAAGTGTGGCTTTAGATTCCTTGCCTGCCTTGCTGGCAGCAGGACTTTTAGGAGGACCTGCAGGAGCAGCTGTCGGCGGAATCGGTCATTTGCTATCTGCGATGGCTGCTGGAATGCCGCTCGGGCCTTTTCATTTCCTGGTTGCTGGAGAAATGGCCTTGCTTGTTTATCTATTCGGCGTATTATATAAAAATGGCAAACGCTGGTCAGCAGGCGCACTTTTTATCATGGGAAATAGCTTCGCCGCACCGCTGCCCTTCATTATTATAATGGGAAAATCTTTTTACATAGCCATTGTGCCATCATTGTTTCTCGGTTCAGTTTTAAATACAATCCTTGCTTATGTTGTTTTGCCAAGGGTCGCGAGAGCTCTTGGCCACAAACTTCCATTTTCGGGACATGCATAAGCGAAACTAAAGACTGAATCGCTGGGAGGGAACATGCAAGTGAGAGATCTTTTATTGATTCCTTTAACGGAAAAAGAAAACCTTGTGATAGCAAGTGACAACAGCGGCAGCATTGGGATGAAGGATGGTGACGAGGTACAGGTTCCGTATAAAACCGTCGCCTACTATTCATTCAGAGTGGCTGTCATGGAGTGCATAAGTGCCGGTGCAGAACCTTTTGCGGTGGTGGTCCAGAACTTCTGCGGTGATGAAGTCTGGGCAGAACTTTTACAAGGCATTGAAAAGGGAATGCGTGATCTTGGAAAGATGGACATCAAAATTACAGGGAGCACGGAAAGCAATTTTGCGTTAAACCAATCCGCTATTGGTATTTCGGTACTGGCAAAAAGAATGGCAAATAAAAAAATCGATACGCTGACTTATGACACACAAACCTGCATTGCTGTCATTGGCTCCCCGCTGGTAGGGCAAGAGGTAATGGCAAAGGAAGAACAGGTGGTGCCAATGTCTGTTTTTAGACAGGTTTGCGCTTTGGAAGGTGTAGTAACGATTCCTGTTGGTTCCAAGGGAATTCTGCATGAGCTGAATACTCTGTTTGAGAATACCTCATTTACTGAAGAGAATGTGGATTCAACACTTCCGCTATTAAAATCTTCTGGTCCATCGACCTGCTTCGTTGCGGTTTTTCCGAAAGAAATCCTGCATAAAATAAAAGCAGTTTGCAGCGGCTATTTTCATGAAATTAACTACACGGGGTGACACATGCTTCATTTATATGTAATCAGACATGGCGAAACAGAATGGAATAAAGAAAAAAGAAGCCAGGGCCGCCTGGACTCTTCACTTACTGATAAAGGGAAAGAAGATGCCCGCTCACTGGGAGCCAGGCTACAGGACACGGAGTTCCGCCAGATTATTTCATCTCCAAGCGGAAGAACATTGGAAACAGCCAGGCTGGTAAAAGGGGAACGGACGATTCCCATTTTAACCGACGAAAGACTAATGGAAATCGACTTGGGAGCGTGGCAGGGAAAAACAGAGAACGAAATTAAATCCCTGTACCCCGAAGAATTCGACGCATACTGGAACGAGCCTGAAGTCTATAAAAGCGTTGGAGGGGAAACCTTATTACAGGTACAGCAAAGGCTGCTAGTGTTTTTTGAGAATCTGGAGAAGACCGTGACAGATGGCAATGTCCTGATTGTTACACATGGCGTTGTGATTAAAACTTTATACTTGTTGTGTCGGGATTCCTCCTTAAAACACTTATGGGAGCCGCCATTCATCCACGGTACAAGCTTAACGATTGTAACCCTGGATTCCGGAAAAAAAGAGCTTCTTCTTGAAGCCTGTGTTTCGCATTGTTCCTGATTACAAAATGTACATAGACCATTAGAAATAATTCGCATGAAATTCATTGTATATTGGTACCCATAAAAATGATTCCTTTTCTTAACGATATGGGAGTAAAAGAAAAAGAGGTGGACCAATGAATGACCGATTAAGAAGTGACTTAATCCAATATCAAAAAGCACATCAAAATAAATGGAACCAGTTACTTCACTACTTGGCTTTTTTGTTCGCTTTTATTGCCTGGCTATTCTTGCTCATAAATATATATTTAACTATTATCTTTGCTGTAATCCATTATGTTTTCTCATGGGTAGGCCACTTTTATTTTGAAAAAAATAAGCCTGCTTCATTTAAACATCCTTTAATAGGGTTTTATGCGGGGTTTATTTGGTTTTTTATGAGAAATTTTGAACTTATTACAGGAAAGAAGGTATTACCAAGAAATTAAATAGTAAAAAAGGAAAATGAAACTTTATAATTACAAAAGGTCTCATCAGATATAATCTGTTGAGACCAGCCGCTGTTGCCATCGTTTTTTCCACAGACTAACAGATAATTAATCATTAACTGAAGAGCTGCTCACCAGTGCTCTAAATACATTCCTTATTCAACATGTCCTCTAATTGTCTTAATACAAATGTCTCTCGCTTCAACCAGCTGTTTTGCTCATATCTTTCAATTAATTTTTCATTTTGATTAATGGCATCCTCCAGTGAAACCCATTTTGGAGTGAAATCTAGTATCGCCTCGTATTCATCCAATTGTTGAGCGAGTTTTTCTTCTGTTGCCAATTTACAAAGGTAATAGTGTGAAGTCATTTGAAAAACTGCATTGGTAATATACTCGTCCATTCTTCTTTCAATGACTGTGCCGAACTTGTTATTGACAATACAATGAATATAACCGGTTTCTTCTCTCACTTCTCGTTTTAGACATTCCTCATGGCTTTCGTTTATTTCTAATCCACCTCCGGGAAATTTAAAATCTCCTCTATTGGATTGAACTAGCAGAATACGGTTATTAGCCATAATGATTGCTCTGACTGCTATTCTCTCAATGGTTCTCTCAAAGTTTTTTTGTATCGGTTCGTCTACTATCATATTAAAATTCATGTTTTACACCTTTTCACAATTTAGGATTTTAGATTGTTAATGGCTACAGACACCAGTTGGAGGACATTATTAATATCAATACGGGAAAAATAAGATTTCATTCGTGATCTACCTATAATAGTTAAATGTTTCCAATATTAGAATATCATATTTAACTCTTGTATGTATTTAACTTTTAGCCCCTTTATCCTCTGTTTGTGGTAAGTATTTTTTACCTTATTCTTTGCGCAAAATTTAAATGTCTGATACGATTTAATCGTACACGATATATTTAAAATTCTGAGGAGGAAACTATAAATGAAAACTGTTTACGATTTTACAGTGAAGAAGACAAATGGCCAGGAGCAATCTTTAAGTGATTATGAAGGAAAACCAATGTTGATTGTCAATACTGCTAGTAAGTGCGGTTTGACTCCTCAATTTAAAGGGCTTCAAGAACTGTATGATCAATATCAGGAGCGAGGATTGGAGATTCTGGGATTCCCTTGCGGACAGTTCAACAATCAGGAGTATGAAAATATTGATGAGACGACTGAGTTTTGCCAGTTGAATTATGGTGTGTCTTTCCCGATGTTTGCGAAAATTAATGTGAACGGTGCAGAAGCAGATCCTCTTTTTACATTCTTGAAAGAACAAAAAGGGGGACTCCTTACGAAGGATATAAAGTGGAATTTCACGAAGTTCCTTGTTGATGGCAATGGGCAGGTGGTTAAGCGTTATGCTCCGACTACTGAGCCAGAAAAAATCAAGATTGATCTTGATCAATTACTATAAGCATTGTGAAGGATGAGTCACTTGGACGATTTTTTAACGTTGGAAAACCAGCTGTGTTTTGCTGTCTATGATGCAGGAAGCCAGTTTAACAAACTGTATACAAAAGCACTCGATGGCTTCGGGTTGACCTATCCGCAATATTTGGTCCTGTTAGCGTTGTGGGAGAAGGATGGGCTTTCTGCTAAAGAGCTAGGCGAAAGGCTGAACCTCGGCACGGGAACCTTAACCCCGATGATCAAGAGAATGGAAGCCAATGGGTGGCTGAAGCGGGAGCGTTCGACTGTAGATGAAAGGAAAGTCTGTATTAGCCTTCTTCCCAAAGCCTTAAAACAAAAAGAAGCAATTGTGCAAAAAATTGCCACAGAATTGAAGCTCTGCAATATTGAATATGAAGAGTACGAGCAATTGATGAAACAGTTAAGCATATTGCGGAAAAAAATGAATGCTTATAACCGGTTATAAGAAGTGCATGGAAGACACAAACACCATCAGAGTGTCAAGAAAAAGAGCAGTATTTAAACGTACAAAACGTTAAATACTGCTCTTTTCGTATACAAATAATCATACTTTACCCGTTTGGTTGTTCGCCGGAAATTAAAGCCCATGCGGAAACTGGTTAAGGCGTATCGTTTCATTAACATCAAGAGCATATACAAGCAGCTTTTTACATAGCCTAACAGGATCAACCAGTGGCTGGCTGGGGAAGTACCAGAGGAGTGGCCTGATATTTGTTTATCAACTGAAAAAATGGTGGACGAAGGGAAACTTTTTTATGAAGATGCTACTCCGTTTCTGATTATGAAGAGCTAATTCTAGACTTTCAGACGAACAATTCGATTAATCACATCGTGATTGATGAGGCACAGGATTACTCACCTTTTCAATTCAAATTTTTGAAGCGTTTGTTTCCAGCGGCAAGGATGACTGTGCTGGGCGACTTTAATCAGGCGATCTTTGCCCATGCCAGCGAAACGGGTGATTTTCACACACTTACAAGTCCGTACGGACCAAATGAAACAGAAGTGATCAACATTGCACGGAGCGCTACCGGTCCACAAAACCGATCATCGAATTTACTAGAGGGCTCGCTGCTAATGGAGAAGGGATTATCCCTTTTGAACGCGAGGGCGAACTTCCAGTGCTGACGCAATTGGCAGATCACCAAGTACTCCACAGCTTCATTGCCTTCAAAGTCGCGGAATTGCGAGGTCATGGTTACCGTAGTATTGCAATCATTTGTAAATCTGCTGAGGAAAGTTTAAGAGCATACAAGTCGCTGTCCGGCATTGATGGAATTAAACTCATAAAGAGCGGTTCGATTGAATATGAACAAGGGGTAGTGGTGATTCCATCGTATCTGTCCAAAGGGATCGAATTTGATGGAGTCATCATTTATGATGCATCGGAGGATGTATATGGAGATGAGAGCCTGAGAAGGGTTTTCTATACTGCCTGCACCAGAGCAATGCATCAGTTACAGCTATACAGCGTAGGAGAACCCAGCCCGTTTTTGCGAGATGTTTTGCGGGAAGAACTCATCCAGGACTAATATAGCGAGGGGAGGTACACTTTTTACAGACAAAAGAAATTCTATTGCGTTCTCATGGACTGAGATGGTGATTATTGATCACCATCTATTTATCTAAAGGAAAATGTTCCCTCAACCTTTGATTGTGCTAAAATAAGAATATATGTTCGTGTGTCGGGGGTGCCTATTCTGCTGAGAAACAAAGAAGATGTTCAAAAGTTAATCCAAAACGATGAATCAATGATGGAGATTATACGAGCTGCAAGAAAACTGGATTTGCCTGACTGGTGGATTTGTGCTGGGTTTGTGCGCTCGAAAATCTGGGATACATTGCACGGGTTTAAGCTTCGAACTTTGACTCCTGATGTAGATGTTATTTATTTTGACTCCTCAAATATTGATGAAGACTATGAAAAGGTATTAGAGACAAAGTTGAAACGCCTATTGCCTGATATTCCATGGTCCGTTAAAAACCAGGCAAGGATGCATGTTGTCAATCAGATTCCTCCTTATACTTCATCTGAAGATGCGATTTCCAAGTTCCCGGAGACTGCAACGGCTCTTGGTGTGAAGCTGGACAAGGAAAATCATTTGGTTCTTACTGCTCCTTGTGGAATAGACGATGCCGTTAACTTGGAATTGAAACCGACACCTTTTTTTAGCGAAACAACAGAACGTGCTGCCATTTATGAGTCACGGTTGGTTAAAAAGAATTGGAAAGAGATTTGGCCACTGATCAAGGTCCATCACATCAGGAATTATACAGAATGATGCATTTATTTTGACCGACAAAGAAAAATGCTAGCCTATTCTTTAAAACCCCATCTCCATTAGCTCGCTGAAATAAATCTCCTGAAACTTTTTATTGAGAATTCCAGTGTAGTAGGCTGCGGGATTTTTCACCTGCACAGTTGATTTCATTTTACGGACTAGCTGCCTGAAAGAATCGAGGGAGACGGACAGAATGGTATCTGTCTCGTTCTCCTGGTTGTTCTTATAAGCTGCGATTTTTGTCATTCTCCAGAATTCTTCGATAGCCTTTGCACTTGGGAAGAAGTATTTTGCCAATTCGATAAAGGATTTTGGGATTCTGTCGCTTACGAATAGATGCTCTTCTGTTGGCATGGTGATTTTTTGACGGTCGGCAGTTTCTTCACGTTTATTATTAATAATAGTTTTAGTTTTAGAAGGAATGATAGTTTTATTATGGTGGTTCATTTTTTCCTTCCTGGGTGGTTCACCGTTGGGAAAACGATTGAAAACATAGAGATTACTGGATTGTGAACCGTTATTACGTTCAGTTTCATACACAGTAAAAATTCCGAGATTGCTAGCTTTGATGATCATTCTTTTGAAAGTGGAACGGGAAATGCCAAGTTCGTTGTATTCTTCATGGATAGCCTTTAGCACGGTCCCGATTTTCGCATTGCTTACACC is from Mesobacillus boroniphilus and encodes:
- the cobD gene encoding threonine-phosphate decarboxylase CobD translates to MKWPSHGANPHFLYEAMNLPVPKEKLDFSANINPLGPPPVLKENWGKLLEAVTEYPDPHGTILKRKIAEREGLQESNVLLGNGAAEVISLIGRMLAGNQAVIVQPAFSEYEEACRVSGCQVQYHQIPDTWAWMDDDLDAKLKKADALFLCNPSNPTGAYYSKSIILHLLEKCRSQQCLLIVDEAFYDFLADYESISQCINEYPNLLIIRSMTKMFAIPGLRLGYLLADPAVIRKIAAFQPHWSTNGIALKAGELCLESESYIKETITLIEQERQRLFLFYQSREMLVSPSRINFYLLKDPTLSNQYSFLQYLLNRGIIARHTVNFPGLEGEWLRFAIKGPGDNDKLMEAVDGWLDSRL
- a CDS encoding bifunctional adenosylcobinamide kinase/adenosylcobinamide-phosphate guanylyltransferase; protein product: MAGQSSLIFISGGVRSGKSSFAEILAGKWEAEYSGQLHYVAAGQPSDHEMNARIMRHQHDRELRGLDWRTWEIPRNLSPLSMVLTRNDIVLLDCLTTLLNNEFFYKEGQWETNDFPKMIVTKLMNELKQVAQQTRAFIVVSNEVLGEAIADDRLVYTYSKVLGELHQALVKEADYAYLVETGVPIMMKGEGSP
- a CDS encoding cobyric acid synthase, whose translation is MKGIMVLGTASDVGKSLIATAICRAYANEGVRVVPFKSQNMSNNSYVTSDGKEIGRAQGIQAEAARTEATVWMNPILLKPRSDQEAEVILFGKATNSLSGKAYRDIFYERGLEAIRSAFEKLGEDYEMIVMEGAGSPVEINLKDRELVNMKVAEIADVPAVLVADIDRGGVFASIIGTLELMSPEEKLRIKGLIINKFRGDQSLFEDGIKWLESRTGVPVLGVLPFLENHMIDGEDSLSIPVSTYRAGIEIAVVKPPYISNYSDVEPFYHEHDVSVRWVGSLAEIGEPDAVILPGTKSTIKDLQYLKKSGIGSWLRDYADNGGIIVGICGGYQMLGEKLIDPFGSDTGTASSEEDGFGIIPAITTFSKDKTTIRTEGELLQDIGTALTVKGYEIHLGETEIRGRQPFLLLHNGSQEGFYGKDGRIIGTYLHHLFHNDEWRNHWLNCIRKGKGLPVRNPVYISRLKDQKYDELAGHLMKYLDWDKLKEISEQWRSSHEMV
- the cobS gene encoding adenosylcobinamide-GDP ribazoletransferase, encoding MRWFKGLLINLQFFSTIPIPFEFPMDRKHLERAIQTFPLLGLLHGGIYASILYAIVEWTPFSALTAAFVLWLAPILLTGGIHLDGWIDTSDAFFSYRDKEKRLEIMKDPRTGAFGVLSILVLLSAKFFFLYEITVMLQSATYLLAAAIPFLSRMVMGVLLVTVSPAKNEGLGSLFKNASSKRTLWIYPFYLLGFGVVLFYNDFYIGMASYLLAVILIVLFLKKKTIEWFGGMTGDTLGASVELTEVLLWMTMWLLHYYAMG
- a CDS encoding histidine phosphatase family protein is translated as MDDNVAIALLRHGMTEENKRKAYLGWTDSPLVAEQVFAEVPDSFEQIFTSDLGRCRETAYNLFPKRSPEIVHELREMNFGDWEVKTYEQLKNQDLYNNWLSEPFKVSPPNGESFDEFSHRVENAWKKITLNMIEGRIKTAAVVTHGGVIRYLLTMYAPEVRGFWEWSTPYGRGYQLIWSREGLRRGERCISLQEVPLMANQTGSGSNII
- a CDS encoding bifunctional adenosylcobinamide kinase/adenosylcobinamide-phosphate guanylyltransferase, with the translated sequence MHFVTGGAFNGKSNWVRKQYHLDDHEHSWYSSYKEDEIPVLNSQKITILEGVEVWVRQVTRSIPADESREKWQSLVREWLKWESEDRQRKLVLIGSDISKGIVPIAAEDRLWRDTTGWVYQDLVSAAERVDVIWYGISQTLK
- a CDS encoding cob(I)yrinic acid a,c-diamide adenosyltransferase, with product MRLYTRTGDKGKTSIIGGRVEKDDIRVEAYGTVDEVNCFVGQAVTQLDPEIFADILSDLEKIQHELFDCGGDLANVTKNRELKLTKESVEYLEKKIDELIVEAPKLERFILPGGAPAAASIHLARTVTRRAERLVVSLVKTDPEIPETAMQFLNRLSDYFFALARVINYRLNLQDVGYVRSAKVFREGKRKEETQGEE
- a CDS encoding ECF transporter S component → MKNRKLSWFAMFTALSAAGAFIKIPAVIGSVALDSLPALLAAGLLGGPAGAAVGGIGHLLSAMAAGMPLGPFHFLVAGEMALLVYLFGVLYKNGKRWSAGALFIMGNSFAAPLPFIIIMGKSFYIAIVPSLFLGSVLNTILAYVVLPRVARALGHKLPFSGHA
- a CDS encoding ATP-binding protein, whose product is MQVRDLLLIPLTEKENLVIASDNSGSIGMKDGDEVQVPYKTVAYYSFRVAVMECISAGAEPFAVVVQNFCGDEVWAELLQGIEKGMRDLGKMDIKITGSTESNFALNQSAIGISVLAKRMANKKIDTLTYDTQTCIAVIGSPLVGQEVMAKEEQVVPMSVFRQVCALEGVVTIPVGSKGILHELNTLFENTSFTEENVDSTLPLLKSSGPSTCFVAVFPKEILHKIKAVCSGYFHEINYTG
- a CDS encoding histidine phosphatase family protein, which gives rise to MLHLYVIRHGETEWNKEKRSQGRLDSSLTDKGKEDARSLGARLQDTEFRQIISSPSGRTLETARLVKGERTIPILTDERLMEIDLGAWQGKTENEIKSLYPEEFDAYWNEPEVYKSVGGETLLQVQQRLLVFFENLEKTVTDGNVLIVTHGVVIKTLYLLCRDSSLKHLWEPPFIHGTSLTIVTLDSGKKELLLEACVSHCS
- a CDS encoding DUF962 domain-containing protein; translation: MNDRLRSDLIQYQKAHQNKWNQLLHYLAFLFAFIAWLFLLINIYLTIIFAVIHYVFSWVGHFYFEKNKPASFKHPLIGFYAGFIWFFMRNFELITGKKVLPRN
- a CDS encoding NUDIX hydrolase; its protein translation is MNFNMIVDEPIQKNFERTIERIAVRAIIMANNRILLVQSNRGDFKFPGGGLEINESHEECLKREVREETGYIHCIVNNKFGTVIERRMDEYITNAVFQMTSHYYLCKLATEEKLAQQLDEYEAILDFTPKWVSLEDAINQNEKLIERYEQNSWLKRETFVLRQLEDMLNKECI
- a CDS encoding glutathione peroxidase; protein product: MKTVYDFTVKKTNGQEQSLSDYEGKPMLIVNTASKCGLTPQFKGLQELYDQYQERGLEILGFPCGQFNNQEYENIDETTEFCQLNYGVSFPMFAKINVNGAEADPLFTFLKEQKGGLLTKDIKWNFTKFLVDGNGQVVKRYAPTTEPEKIKIDLDQLL